A part of Rattus rattus isolate New Zealand chromosome 4, Rrattus_CSIRO_v1, whole genome shotgun sequence genomic DNA contains:
- the Nxpe3 gene encoding NXPE family member 3, with product MWTNFFKLRVFCYLFVVLMVVVLVLNVTQVEYLDHETISETFIDSSGQYISSQATGFSRNAYCGYEHQTLSSQERLEEDALLAASKWKVPDVDLVPFVKSTDPSSSYFVILNSAAFFRVGSQLEVLVHVQDFRGKPKKYGGDYLQARIHSPELQAGAVGRVVDYQNGFYKVFFTLLWPGRVRVSISLVHPSEGIRVLQRLQEEKPDRVYFKSLFRSGRISETMKCNVCLPGSLPLCNFTDRYTGEPWFCFKPKKLPCSSRINHFKGGYTKGLLTAAESAFFQSGVNIKMPINSSGPDWVTVISRRIKETDDPEVSQDSGTFPSGYFYKNQWRPRRFKMRHFNDPDNITECLQRKMVYLFGDSTARQWFEYLTTFVPDLVEFNLGSPKNVGPFLAVDQKHDILLKYRCHGPPIRFTSVFSNDLHYVANELNRIVGGKNTVVAIAVWSHFSTFPLEVYIRRLRNIRRAVVQLLDRSPKTVIVVRTGNAQELGPEVSLYNSDWYNFQLDTVLRRMFSGVGVYLVDAWEMTLAHHLPHKLHPEEVIVKNQLDMFLSYVCPSET from the exons TACTTGGACCATGAGACGATATCAGAGACATTCATCGACAGCAGCGGGCAGTATATTTCCTCGCAGGCGACAGGCTTCAGTCGGAATGCGTACTGTGGCTATGAGCACCAGACGCTGTCCAGTCAGGAACGCTTAGAGGAGGACGCCTTGCTTGCTGCCTCAAAGTGGAAGGTGCCGGATGTGGATCTGGTCCCGTTTGTGAAGAGCACCGACCCCTCCTCCAGCTACTTTGTCATCTTGAATTCTGCAGCCTTCTTCAGGGTGGGGAGCCAGCTGGAGGTGCTGGTTCATGTGCAAGATTTTCGAGGGAAGCCCAAGAAGTATGGAGGAGACTACCTGCAGGCCAGAATACACTCGCCTGAGCTGCAGGCGGGGGCCGTGGGCCGAGTGGTAGACTACCAGAATGGATTTTACAAGGTGTTTTTTACTTTGCTCTGGCCAGGCAGGGTTAGAGTGTCCATATCTCTGGTTCACCCCAGTGAAGGGATCAGAGTTCTTCAGCGCCTGCAGGAAGAGAAACCAGACAGGGTCTATTTCAAGAGTCTCTTCCGATCGGGAAGGATCTCTGAAACAATGAAGTGCAATGTGTGTCTTCCGGGAAGCCTTCCCCTGTGCAACTTTACAGACCGTTACACCGGAGAGCCCTGGTTCTGCTTCAAACCAAAGAAACTCCCCTGCAGCAGCAGAATCAACCACTTCAAGGGCGGATACACGAAGGGCCTTCTCACTGCTGCCGAAAGTGCTTTCTTTCAGAG TGGTGTGAATATCAAGATGCCAATCAACTCCAGCGGACCTGACTGGGTGACTGTGATCTCCAGGAGAATAAAGG aaaCTGATGACCCAGAAGTATCTCAAGACTCAGGAACTTTTCCTTCTGGATATTTCTACAAAAACCAGTGGAGGCCCAGGAGGTTTAAGATGCGCCATTTCAATGATCCTGACAACATTACAGAGTGCTTGCAAAGAAAAATGGTGTATTTGTTCGGTGACTCAACAGCCAGGCAGTGGTTCGAGTACCTCACCACGTTTGTTCCAG ATTTAGTGGAGTTTAATTTGGGTAGTCCCAAGAACGTTGGTCCCTTCCTTGCAGTGGATCAGAAACACGACATCTTGCTCAAATACCGCTGTCATGGTCCACCCATCCGCTTCACGAGCGTCTTCAGTAACGACCTCCATTATGTGGCGAATGAACTGAACAGGATCGTGGGAGGGAAGAACACAGTGGTGGCCATAGCTGTATGGTCTCACTTTAGTACATTCCCCTTGGAAGTCTATATCCGGAGGCTCAGGAACATCAGACGGGCAGTGGTCCAACTCCTGGATCGAAGTCCTAAGACTGTGATTGTTGTCCGGACAGGCAATGCCCAAGAGCTGGGGCCTGAGGTGAGCCTTTACAACAGCGACTGGTACAACTTTCAACTGGACACTGTCCTTCGCAGGATGTTTTCAGGGGTTGGAGTCTACCTTGTCGATGCCTGGGAGATGACCTTGGCTCATCATCTGCCCCACAAGCTGCATCCAGAGGAAGTGATTGTGAAGAACCAGCTGGACATGTTCTTATCTTACGTATGCCCCTCGGAGACATAG